The sequence gctgcatggcacagggatatcggctcggtgctttgtgaccgcctggaggggtgggatagggagggtgggagggagagagacgcaagagggaagagatatgggaacatatgtttatgtataactgattcactttgttataaagcagaaactaacacaccattgtaaagcaattataccccaataaagatgttaaaaaaaaaattatactggaGGCCCCTCCCCAGTGGCCCTGCCCCTCCCGGCAGCCCCGCCCAGTGGGCCCTCCCTCAGCAGTGGTGCCACAAGCGGAGTGGATGCTGGCTGCCAGATGTCTGAGGAGGGGAAACCCTCACAGGTCACCTTCTGAGATCATCGTGACCCCGCCCACCAACACAGCCTCTGGGTGACCAGGCACTGCCCATGGGCTGCTCCTTTCCATAGATGGCACAATGTTTGCTCGAGGGCTGAAGCGGAAGTGTGCGGTGGATGAGGAGGCCGCGCCCGCCTACAGCCTGCAGCACCAGTCGCTCCTGGACATGTCATTGGTCAAGCTCCAGCTGTGCCACATGCTGGTGGAGCCCAACCTGTGCCATTCACTTCTCATCACCAACACGGACCAGCAGATTCAAGAGATGACCCAGGATGGGAGATGGTGCATGCCGGTGCCCCAGACCACAGGGCGGGCGTCGCGCGACCTCCTAGTATCCACGGGGATCCTGTGCTGCTGCACGTGGAAGGGGGTTCACCTGGCCCCTGACCCCAGAGACCTGGCCTCTGACTTCCAAGTGGTCCCAGCGGTACAGGCTTCCGGAGCCTCTCTGGGTGGCATTTGGGGCAGGGATGGTCCTCGAGAAAACAGAGGAAGCTTTCATAAGTCGCTCGATCAGATATTTGAAACACTGGAGAGTCAAAGCCCCGGTGCGTTAGAGGAACTGTTTACCGACATGGACGGCTCCTACTACGACCTGGACGCTGTGCTGACTGGCATGCTGGGCAGTGCCAAGTTGAGCCGGGACGGGCTGGATCATGTGGTGGATATCCTGGTGGAGACCTGAGCTGTGACTGGGGCACATAGCAGATGTGTTTGTGAGGCTGATGGAAACAGCCGGCGCACTGGGGGTGTGGGTGCCCACTACCCTGCAGCCGGGGCTGGCCTCTGGTTTGTCTGCCACTAGGATAACGACCCAGAACAGCATCTGGCccgctcccctctctccctccctcctggctggGAGGCTTTTCCGCAGGCCGGTCATCGTGCCCGCCCTGGGCCCTTGTCTGTGTCCTGCTACAGCCCCACCAGAGGATGCCAGCCCCCTTCCTCATCCAGCCTCATCAAACTTTAGATAggtgaattttctaaaattaagtttTGTACGTTTTGGGCAATATTTTGtcttaagatatatttttaaaattttataattttatcactttagattttttagctattttcttaaaaataatgtattttgtcTATAAATATCCTCTGCTGCTACATTAGAAACTTTTATAACCTAAACAGTTGCAGTTggtgtatttcatttattttaaggtTTAACAAACACTGTTCTTTTTCCAACAAGCGTCACTGCCCTGAGTCTGCAGTGTCCACGCATGGTGATTTCCACTTTAGATTCGGGTGTGAGCCTTGCCCATATGCACTGCTGCGGTCAGAGCGAGGTCAGAGATGAAGGCCTTGCATGGCGGTGCCTTTATCAGAACTGCTGTGCGAGCCACGTCTCCGTTAGACTTCAGTGTAGATTTTGGAGGGTTTTATTTATGCCCATTTATGTATGTGTCTTCAGAGCTGAAGGTCAGGTATGGTCTACCTGGAGATCATGCACGCCCTGAGGTGTCTTGGGCGGTGCCTCCAAAGGGTCTGAGACTCAGGGCCCCTCCTGCGCAGGTTCCCCAGCACAACTGACCTTCCTCCCGAAGATGCTGCCCTCTGTGTGCCCCTGCCTGGCTGGGCTGCTGGACCCGGGTcagctgggcccatgtgccagcGTGTTTGGGGAAGGTGTGTGTCAGTGCACCACTGGATTGGAGAATGTTAGCATAAATTTAAGCCTAGGATTAAAGAAATCTGTACACACGTCATTTATGGGCCCTCAATCTTGAGGGTCGTTGACAGTGGGGTtggctgggtgctttgtgatcCTGCCACAGGCACTGAGTCCGCCCACAACTTTTAGATCTTTTTCACTTGTTTACAACTAAGACTGtactctctcccacccccaccccacgttTCCCATTTCTcatgctttttcttccttctccagccCTTAGCGAAAAGGGTGGTTTTCTTTTGCACATATGCTATTCTTAATAGCAGTGGTGTGCacctcattttattaaaaaattatccaaCCAAAAAAACTTATACTGGAAGGACATAAAGCGATTAACATTGAATTGAGAAATATTATATTACTTGATTTTTCAGATACCTGTAGTGTGTCCAGTCATTTGGACTTTAAGAAATCTGGAGGTGGATTTTGCTCTGATACTTAATATATCTACAACCTTGGCCAAGTTCTACTTGATAAGTCTCAGTCTcctcatgtgaaaaaaaaatagataatttttaaaatctgtattaaaaGGCAGTTTTGGGAGTTAGTGATTATGTATGGAGCTTAGCATAGTGCTTCACCCACAATAGTAAGCAATCTAAATTTTAATTACTCTCATTAGTGTAGACACAAGATATATGTAAATCCATTTtgttccactgtgtgtgtgtgtgtgtgtgtgtgtgtgtacacgtatgTCTCAGTTTCGTCAAACTCCTTACACAGGAGTTTCTTCTCCTTTAGATGAccatttaataatataattgttACCAAACTGAACTCAGGTTCACTTGCCTAACACTCAGCAAAGCCTGTCTGACACtgagttgtggtgaaggaaagtacagcagttattgcagggcaccaagcaagatGAATGGGCAGCAAATACTCTAAAAACCCAAACTCCTTGATGGCTTCcaaggaagggtttttaaaggcaatatAAGGGATGAGGGTTGCAGTGTacatgatcagcttgtggaccttcttctgattggttggagGTCAAAGTGATGTTTCAAGAATCTTAATCTAGGgactttcaagatggcggaggaggaagacgtagagatcaccttcctccccaccaatacatcaaaaatacatctacatgtggaataactcctacataacacctactgaatgctggcagaagacctcagacttcccaaaaggcaagaaaatccccatgtacctgggtagggcaaaagaaaaaacagagataaaagaatagggatgggacctgcatgtctgggagggagctgtgaaggaggaaaagtttccacacactaggaagccccttcactgatgGAGATGGGGGTTAGGCGGGGGaggaggaagcttcagagccatagaggagagcccagcaacaggggtgcagagggcaaagcagaaagattactgcacagaggattggtgccaaccagcactcaccagcctgagaggcttgtctgttcacctgttggggcaggtggggcctgggagctgaggctcaggcttcacaggtcagattccagggagaggactggggttggctgcgtgaagacagcctgagggggctagtgcaccacagctagccagtagggagtccgggaaaaagtctggacctgctgaaaaGGCAAGACACCACTGTTTCAGTGTGCGTGAGGAGAAGGAATTCCTTCCCCATGTGCCcaaagaaggcagagcaccgcctaagcgagctccagagacaggcgtgagccacagctatcagctcagaccccagagacagacatgaaatggtaatgctgctgctgctgccaccaagaatcaaGTATGCAACCACAGGTCATTACCCACAGCACACCCCCCGGTcgtccgggagcctgtgcagctgccactgccagggtcccatgatccagtgacaagttccccaggagaacacatggcatgcctcaggctgttgaaaCGTCACACGGGCCTCTGCCACTGCTCGCCCCGCATTGCAGTTATGACTACTGTACCTCTCCCTTCCCATGGCCTCAGTGAGCAAGAGCACCTTAATCAGCCACTgatttaaccccttcctgtctgggcagggaacagacacctgaggacaacctacacgcagaggtggggccaaaaccaaagctgaaccccaggagctgtgcgaacaaagaagagaaagggcaatctctcccagcagcctcaggagcagcagattaaatccccactatcaacttgatgtacccaccatctgtggaatacctgaatagacaatgaaacatcccaaaattgaggcggtggactttgagagcaactgtagactgagagtttgctgtctgtgactgatttgtttctgactgttatgtttatattagtttagtttttagcacttgttatcaccagtggatttgtttactggtttggttgctctcttcattttttattattttttcaaattttaataatttatttatttaatattctttcttttattctcccttttctttggagccatgtggctgacagggtcctggtgctctggcctggtatCAGGCCTGaccctccaaggtgggagagccaagttcaggacactggacaaccagagacctcccagccccaagtaATATCAGTCAgtaagagctctcccagagatatccgTCACAGCTCTAAGATGCAGCTCCAACCAATGGCCaacaagttccagtgctggacaccccatgttaaacagctagcaagacaggaacacaaccccacccattagcagagaggatgcctaaaatcagaTCAAgtacacaggcaccccaaaacacaccaccagatgcggccctgcccaccagaaagagaagatccaggcccacccaccagaacacaggcaccagttccctccaccacaaagcctacacaagccactgaaccaagctcacccactgggagcagacaccaaaaacaatgggagctataaacctgcaacctgcaaaaaggagaaacCTAACACAGTAAgataacaagatgaaaagacagagaactatgcagtagatgaaggagcaaggtaaaaacccaccagaccaaataaatgaagaggaaataggcaacctacctggaaaagaattcagagtaatgatggtaaagatgatccaaaagcatggaaacagaatggagaaaatacaagaaatgtttaacaaggacctagaagaactaaaaagcaaacaaacaatgatgaacaacacagtacatgaaattaaaaattctctagaaggaaccaatagcagaataactgaggcagaagaatggataagtgacctggaagataaaatagtggaaatatctactgcagagcagaaaaagaataaagaatgaaaagaatggaggaaaatctcagagacttctgggacaatattaaacgcaccaagagtcaaattataggggttccagaagaagaagagaaaaagaaagggtctgggaaaatatttgcagagattatagttgaaaacttccctaaaatgggaaaggaaatagtcaatcaaatccaggaagcgcagagtcccatacagtataaatccaaggagaaacatgccaagacacatattaatcaaacgatcaaaaattaaatacaaagaaaaaatattaaaagcagtaagggaaaacaaacaaataacatacaagggaatccccataaggttaacagctgatctttcatcagaaactctgtaagccagaagggagtagcaggacatatataaagtgatgaaagggaaaaacctaaaggaaagattattctacccagcaaagatctcattagattcgatggagaaactaaaacctttacaaacaagcaaaatttaagagaattcagcaccaccaaaccagcattaaaacaaatgctaaacaaactaacctagacaggaaacacatggaaaagacctacaataacaaactcaaaacagttAAGTAAAtcgtaataggaatatacatactgataatttacttaaatataaatggatcaaatgctgcaaccaaaagacatagactggctgaaaggatacaagaacaagacccatatatatgctgtctacaagagacacacttcagaccaagggacacttacagactgaaagtgaagggatggaaaaagataatccatgcaaatggaaatcaaaagaaagctggagtagcaattctcatatcacaaaatagactttaaaataaagactattacaagagacaaaaaaggacactacataatgatcaagggatatttccaagaagaagatataacaattgtaaatatttatgtacccaacataggagcacctcaatacataaggcaaatgatcacagccataaaaggggaaatcggaagtaacacaatcatagtaggggactttagcaccccactttcaccaagggacagatcatccaaaatgaaaataaataagtaaatacaagctttaaatgaaatattacacaagatggacttaattgatatttataggacatcctatccaaaaacaacagaatacactttcttctcaagtgctcatggaacattctccaggatagatcatatcttgggtcacaaatcaagcaaagtaaatttaagaaaactgaaatcataccaagtatgttttctgaccacaacactataagactagatatcaattacaggaaaaatctgtaaaaaatacaaacacgtggaggctaaacaatgcactactaaataaccaagagatcactgaagaaatcaaagaggaaatcaaaaaatacctagaaacaagtgacaatgaaaacacgatgacccaaaacctgtgggatgcaggaaaaccagttctaagagagaagtttatagtaatacaatcctacctcaagaaacaagaaacatctcaaataaacaacctaacctcacacctaaagcgattagaaaaagaagaacaaaaaaatccccaaagttagcagaaggaaagaaatcacaaagatcagatcagaaataaatgaaaaaggaatgaagaaaacaatagcaaagatcaataaaactaaaaggtggttctttaagaagagacacaaaattgataaaccattagccagactcatcaagaaaaaaagcaagaagactcaaatcaactgaaatagaaatgaaaaaggagaagtaacaattgacgctgtggaaatacaaaggatcatgagagattactgtaAGAAATTATaagtcaataaaatggacaacctggaagaaatgggcaaattcataGGAAAGCAAAACCtttcgagactgaaccaggaagaaatagaaaatataaacagaccaatgacaagcactggaattgaaactgtaattaaaaatcttccagcaaacaaaaggccaggatcagatggcttcacaggtgaattctatcaaatatttagagaagagctaacacctatcctgctcaaactcttccaaaatatagcagagggaggaactcgttctatgaggccaccatcaccctggtaccaaaaccagaaaaagatgtcacaaaaaagaaaactacaggccaatgtcactgatgaacatagatgcaaaatccttgacaaaatactagcaaacagaatccaacagcacattaaaaggatcatactccatgatcaagtggggtttatcccagaaatgcaagaattctttaatatacacaaatcaatcaaagtgatacaccatattaacaaattgaaggataaaaaccatatgataacatcaatagatgcagaaaaagcttctgacaaaattcaagacccatttatgataaaaactctctagaaagtaggcatagagggaactcacctcacataatcaaggccatatatgaccaacagacagccaacattgttctcaatggtaaaaaactgaaaccattgcctccaagatcaggaacaaaacaaggttgcccactcttaccaatattattcaatatagttatGGAGGTTTTAGTCACagcacacaaagaaaaagaaataaaaggaatctaaatcggaaaagaagaagtaaaactgtcactgtttgcagataacatgatactatacattgagaaccctaagatgctaccagaaaactactagagctaatcaatgaatttggtaaagtagcagaatacacaattaatgcacagaaatctcttgcattcctaaacactaacgacgaaaaatatgaaagagaaattaaggaaatgctcccatttaccattgcaacaaaaagaataaaatacctaggaataaacctacccaaggagacaaaagacctgtatgctgaaaactatgatactgatgaaagaaattaaagatgatacaaacagatggagagatataccatgttcttggactggaagaatcaatattgtgaaaatgactatactacccaaaggattctacagattcaatgcaatctctatcaaaataccaatggcatttttcacaaaactagaacaataaattctacaatctgtatggaaacacaaaagaccccgaatagccaaaacaatctagagaaagaaaaatggagctggaggaatcaggctccctgacttcagactatactacaaagctacaataatcaagacagtatggtactggcacaaaaacagaaatatagatcaatggaacagaatagaaagcccagagataaacccacacacatatgttcaccttatctttgataaaggaggcaagaatatacagtggagaaaagacagcctcttcaataaacagtgctgtgaaaactggaaagttacatgtaaaagaatgaaattggaacactccctaacaccatacacaaaaatatactcaaaagggattaaagacctaaatgtaaggccagacaccatcaaactcttagaggaaaacataggcagaacactttatgacataaatcacagcaagatcctttttgaccccctcctagagtaatgagaattaaaacagaaataaaccaatTGGACcaaattaaaagctttttcacagcacagcaaaccataaacaagacgaaaagacaaccctcagaacgggtgACAGTATTcacaaacgaagcaactgacaaagaattaacctCCGAAATATACAAAGAGCACATGCAGTTCAATGTCACAAAATCAACCCAGTCCAAAATTGGttagaagacccaaatagacacttctccaaagaagatatacagattgccaacaaacacatgaaaggatgctcaacatcactaatcattagagaaatgcaaatcaaaagtacagtgaggggcctccctggtggcgcagcggttgagagtctgcctgccgatgcagggtacacgggtttatggcccggtccgggaagatcccacatgccacggagtggctaggcccatgagccatggccgctgagcctgcgcatctggaccctgtgctccgcaatgggagaggccacaacagtgagaggcccacgtaccacaaaaaaaaaaaaaaggacagtgaggtatcgcctcacaccattcagaatggccaccctcaaaatttctacaaagaataaatgctggagagggtgtggagaaaagggaaccctcttgcactgttggtgggaatgtaaattgatacagccactatggagaacactatggaggttctttagaaaactaaaaacagaagtaacatatgacccagcaatcccactactgggcacataccctgagaaaaccataattcaaaaagagtcatgtaccacaatgttcactgcagctctatttacaatagccaggacattgaagcaatctaagtgtccaataacagatgaacggataaagaagatgtggcacatatatataatggaatattactcagacataaaaagaaatgaaattgagctatttgtattgaggtggataggcctagagtctgtcatatacagtgaagtaagtcagaaagagaaaaacaaatcacgtatgctaacacacatatatggaatctagaaaaaaaaaaggttctgaagaacctaggggcaggacaggaataaagactaagacatagagaatggacttgaggacacagggaggggagaggtaagctgggacgaagttagagagtggcatggagttatatatactaccaaatgtaaaatagatagctagtgggaagcagcacatagaacagggagaccagcttggtgctttgtgtccacctagaggggtgggatagggagggtgggagggagacacaagagggaggggatgtggggatatatgtatacatatagctgattcactttgttatacagtagaaactaacacaacattgtgaagcgattatattccaataaagatgtttaaaaaaaaaacttttcatcaACTTTTTGGTTCCAGTCAGTCGGGGATCTACATGCTTGTGGTCATCATGTAGTCACCATGCTCCACCTAGGTGGGGTCTTATTTCCTACAAAACAACTCAAATATATGCATTACATTGTTGTGTATATCCCTTCAGTAGGAACTAGGGGTCCTGTAATTCTCTTTTGTCACTGAACTATTCTTTAAACTACcattacttttcttgcttgactgcttttcctttgtttctgcattacTCACTTCTCTAATTAGTAACACTTGAGTGTGCGCTTTGGAACTTGAGAAAGGCCTAGAAGACTAATgcctttttttaaagcaagaaatgGGGAACACAGAagggcttttgtacccaggaagGCCCTACAGattcctgctcagtttcaatcccCCCTTTTGATACTCCCCAGTTGTGAGGGGAACAGGGGtgagacaagaaaaggaataaagttttgAATAGAGAGGTAAATCATAAACTTTTCAGGGAAACTCAGTATTAGAAGGACTTGGTTTCATAATCATTAAATCAGTTCATTTTACTGTCTAGCAAGCAACCTCAAGATCCCATTTGCAAACAACAAGTACTTATTGTTGGTGTATCTGAGATTGCGCTAGGCCATTCTGCTTATCTTGTCTGGGTTTGCTCACATGTCTGTGGGTTAGCTGGCTGGTCTGCTGTCTCAGCTTGGGTATATACGGTGACTCAGCTCTGCTCCACATGTCTCTTTTCCTCTAATTTATGGGTTGGTGGGCTAAATTCAGCCTACCACCTGTTTTTATAACTGAAGTTTTATTGGATCACAGAcctgcccatttgtttacatactgtgtatggctgcttttgcacgaCAAAAGCAGTGTGAAGTAGTTGCAACAGAACTATatggcctgcaaaacctaaaatatttattatctgttactttacagaaaaagtttgcctacCCTTGTTCTAAAAGGCCAGCCCTGGCAGTTCTCCTGGTGATGACAATGATAGAAAAGCATGGGCACCAACTCATGTGCCTATTTTGAGCCTCCGTGTCACATGTGCTAATATTCaattagccaaagcaagtcacatgctTGAGTCCAGGGGCAAGGGGCAAAGAGTAAAGAGTGGTAAAGAGTGTGGAAGCGGGAAGGATAAAATGACTGAGGCCAATAATGCAATCTACAATTCATTATCATGATCTTTCTTTTTGAAGAATAGTCACATGTGTGTACTTGTTTAGAACTTGCTACTTTCTCTTCCAGCAACTCTTTCAATACATAAAGAACCAATGATCTACcccaagggtcagcaaactttttccatAAGGGGctagatattaaataattttggcTTTGTTGGACACGATCTCCTTCACAACTACAAATCTGTTGTTGTCACGTAAAGtggccatagacaatatgtaaacaaatgagtttggctgtgttccaataaaactttattcacaaaacagGCCACAGTTTGCCTGTTCCTAATCTACcacatataaaaaataagaaaactgagacacaaagtaTTTAGATAACTTTTTCAGGATCACACAACTaagtgatgattaaataagacGAGAGCTATAGTCATACAGTGGCCAACCCAGAAGATATATTTTGTTTGGTTCCACATAAAGTTACAAGATTTGACTTGTCTGTCAACATGTAAAAATTGGgagaatttatataaaaatctggaTGTCCGGGTTTTCTTAAAAATTGGATCCCATGGAAATACTGGACTCAAATTCCTACAATGCAACAATTGGTAGGAGTCAAGTAACTGCCATCTCATTAGATATACTGTCAGTTCCACCATTTTTTGAGACACTGCATTTGGCCCAGCTCActcatttacattattttactGACCCCTGTGGGCATAATTTTACTACCATGGACTTAGAACACAGTCCTTTTAATTCCCCAGTCCTGGGTTTTTTCCACTTGACTACTTCATCTGGTCAAGTCACTCTGATATGGTTAAGTGTTAGGTTTTAAGATTTCTAAGAACTGCTTTCTCTTTGAAGAAGTGTTTCCCTCCTCTATGGATTTCTGGAGATGATGAGACTTTCCAACTTAATTAGTTTAGAATCGATAAAAATGTGTTTCAGAGAAGTAATTTATGATCAAATCTCTTCTTTATTACAATTGAAGGTATAATTTGCAATGCCTACTGAGTTGATTTTAAACTTTGGActgtctttaataaatatttcttagcaCCTGAGCTagaaatattggaaaagaaaGTGAACAAAAAAGTGGTTTAAGGGAAAATGCTCCTTGAACATACtccttattaaaattttatggtCATTAAATGAATTGAGAATTATTTGGTGCCACAA is a genomic window of Phocoena sinus isolate mPhoSin1 chromosome X, mPhoSin1.pri, whole genome shotgun sequence containing:
- the LOC116747166 gene encoding cell division cycle-associated protein 4-like — translated: MSLVKLQLCHMLVEPNLCHSLLITNTDQQIQEMTQDGRWCMPVPQTTGRASRDLLVSTGILCCCTWKGVHLAPDPRDLASDFQVVPAVQASGASLGGIWGRDGPRENRGSFHKSLDQIFETLESQSPGALEELFTDMDGSYYDLDAVLTGMLGSAKLSRDGLDHVVDILVET